The following coding sequences lie in one Metallumcola ferriviriculae genomic window:
- a CDS encoding tetrahydromethanopterin S-methyltransferase subunit H family protein: MFSFDKEQKTCTIGDFRVGGQPGENPPLLISSMFHNSDKILESRKERKFDKAKAKEYVLRQEELSEKTGIPAMVAMVATKVDEMKTYIDFLTSISDKPFGIDMWVQDQRLEAMKYIAELGLQDRVLYNSITPWDKDIPGQVTQLKEMGVKHAVVQVFDEQDQSPAGRVKSFRKMMAMIGEDTFETIMIDTSVMNLPAIGFSALATKMLKEEFGWPAGVAASNGTWMWKEARDLFGSDGFKAMDGAGQAAASLLWSDFLFTGPIVAMPRYLPAMASASLILSTLAYHERKELPSNENHPLYKLFGEFADTLKGA, encoded by the coding sequence GTGTTTAGTTTTGACAAGGAACAAAAGACTTGTACCATTGGGGATTTCCGTGTCGGTGGACAGCCCGGGGAAAACCCACCTTTGCTGATTTCCTCTATGTTTCATAACAGTGATAAAATATTGGAAAGTCGCAAAGAAAGAAAGTTTGACAAAGCTAAGGCAAAAGAGTATGTCCTGCGGCAGGAGGAATTGTCCGAGAAGACGGGGATTCCCGCCATGGTGGCCATGGTGGCTACCAAAGTCGACGAGATGAAAACTTATATTGACTTCTTGACTAGTATCAGTGACAAGCCTTTTGGAATAGACATGTGGGTTCAGGACCAGCGTTTGGAAGCCATGAAATATATTGCCGAACTGGGCCTCCAGGATCGGGTGCTGTATAACAGCATTACACCTTGGGATAAGGATATTCCCGGTCAGGTGACTCAGCTGAAAGAAATGGGAGTAAAACATGCGGTTGTTCAGGTCTTTGATGAGCAGGACCAGTCACCTGCAGGCAGAGTTAAATCTTTTCGTAAGATGATGGCAATGATTGGTGAAGATACCTTCGAGACGATTATGATTGATACTTCGGTTATGAACCTTCCTGCCATTGGTTTTTCAGCTTTGGCTACTAAAATGTTAAAAGAAGAGTTTGGTTGGCCTGCGGGTGTGGCAGCATCAAATGGTACATGGATGTGGAAAGAAGCCAGAGATTTATTCGGTAGTGACGGTTTCAAGGCCATGGATGGCGCAGGGCAGGCAGCTGCATCGCTGCTGTGGAGCGACTTTTTATTCACCGGTCCTATAGTAGCTATGCCTAGGTACTTACCTGCTATGGCCAGTGCCAGCCTAATACTGAGTACCCTTGCATACCACGAACGCAAGGAACTGCCGTCCAACGAAAATCACCCGCTATACAAATTGTTTGGTGAGTTTGCAGATACACTAAAAGGTGCATAA
- a CDS encoding carboxymuconolactone decarboxylase family protein yields the protein MLKKLFEYLTGGEIQVSDDKKKWTAEEANKYMQDTMLFTPRMFKIINELNPTAGVTFADFYNSIWEDGALSRKVKELIFMAGGVAYMSPRCIIHVYPAVKAGATVEEVFEAASVGMILAGFVPEGPGIPYAFEYAAKCVELAQKMINGEEWEYLPPPKWDHGVF from the coding sequence ATGCTTAAGAAACTTTTTGAGTATCTTACCGGAGGTGAAATTCAAGTGAGTGATGACAAGAAGAAATGGACAGCTGAAGAGGCAAATAAATACATGCAAGATACTATGCTGTTTACGCCCAGGATGTTCAAAATTATTAATGAACTGAACCCTACTGCAGGGGTAACATTTGCTGATTTCTATAACAGTATTTGGGAAGATGGTGCGCTGTCACGGAAAGTTAAAGAATTAATTTTCATGGCTGGCGGTGTAGCCTACATGTCACCGCGCTGCATTATCCACGTTTATCCTGCTGTTAAGGCCGGCGCTACAGTGGAAGAAGTATTTGAAGCGGCATCCGTCGGGATGATTTTAGCCGGTTTTGTGCCTGAAGGCCCCGGTATCCCCTATGCTTTCGAATATGCTGCCAAGTGTGTTGAATTAGCTCAAAAGATGATCAATGGCGAAGAGTGGGAGTACCTGCCGCCGCCGAAGTGGGATCACGGAGTATTTTAA
- a CDS encoding uroporphyrinogen decarboxylase family protein produces the protein MLTPKETVLKAFNMELAERVPVVIYGGGVWTMKNSGNRFDNYVGEPEKYAQLIIDTAEKVQSDMVFPGSGFNNLHAAALGGTVKYREVGAPDLEAPLINEPADLDKLDISRLKDDEVINTIWKATEIVNEKIGDKYLVGPTAWGPFTIAGQLYGVERLMRGTFKQKEFMHAILEFSTELCYEFYRPMFEAGYITCAALADPTASGDLISRKQFETFAMPYLKDFSRRLHDNFNGLHFLHICGDTSDRLGLIPETEVDLFAFDYKVDMAKAKEEIGDRQCIAGNVDPVHALTQGTQQRVREASTECIKKANEGGGYVLLPGCDIPPTVPLENIQAFVQTAHDWKN, from the coding sequence ATGTTAACACCTAAAGAGACTGTACTTAAGGCATTCAATATGGAGTTAGCCGAACGCGTTCCTGTTGTTATTTACGGCGGTGGTGTATGGACAATGAAGAATTCCGGCAATAGGTTCGATAATTACGTTGGTGAGCCCGAAAAATATGCCCAGCTTATTATTGATACGGCGGAGAAAGTGCAGTCAGACATGGTGTTCCCGGGGTCTGGTTTTAACAACCTGCATGCTGCAGCTCTGGGAGGAACAGTAAAGTATCGAGAGGTTGGTGCTCCGGATTTGGAAGCGCCCCTTATTAATGAACCCGCGGACTTGGATAAATTGGATATCAGCCGTTTGAAGGACGACGAGGTTATCAACACCATTTGGAAAGCGACGGAGATTGTTAATGAAAAAATCGGGGATAAGTACTTAGTTGGCCCCACGGCTTGGGGGCCGTTTACCATTGCTGGTCAGTTATATGGTGTGGAACGTCTGATGAGAGGCACTTTCAAGCAGAAAGAGTTCATGCATGCGATTTTAGAGTTTTCAACAGAGCTTTGTTACGAATTTTACCGGCCCATGTTTGAAGCTGGCTATATAACTTGCGCGGCCCTTGCTGACCCTACAGCATCAGGAGACCTGATTTCTCGTAAGCAGTTTGAAACATTTGCTATGCCTTACTTAAAGGACTTCTCTAGGCGCTTGCATGACAACTTTAACGGGCTGCATTTTTTGCATATCTGCGGCGATACCAGTGACCGATTAGGGTTAATACCGGAAACGGAAGTAGATTTGTTTGCATTTGATTATAAAGTAGATATGGCCAAAGCCAAGGAAGAGATTGGCGACCGGCAGTGCATTGCCGGAAATGTGGATCCTGTCCATGCTTTAACCCAGGGTACACAGCAGCGTGTGAGAGAAGCTTCCACTGAATGCATTAAGAAAGCTAATGAGGGCGGAGGGTATGTTCTGTTGCCCGGATGCGATATTCCTCCCACGGTACCTCTAGAAAATATTCAGGCTTTCGTCCAAACTGCTCACGACTGGAAAAATTAA
- a CDS encoding ASKHA domain-containing protein, which produces MEYNVIFQPSGRRGKIEEDKTLLEASRELGVDIENTCGGAGTCKKCMVKIEEGYFEKFNIDSKMSNLSDLSAHEKRKLTEEQVEDNIRFACHAKVNGDVLVFVPEESRGANQVVLETGKERVFNLNPAVKNYYVEMGKATLADERGDWERLQQALTEKYGELDRGLTIDYFALKTLPNSLREGDWKITASIWNDKEVISVNPGLVEKAYGVAVDIGTTTVAAYLLDLKSGALLSKKSMMNPQVRYGEDVLSRITYSMMNEDGLEKMHDAIIQGLNDLIVKMTGEAEIIPAQVAEVVLVFNTAMHHIALGLEPKHMGRSPFAPAVKQSLNIKSRDMGINVNPAANVHVLPIEAGFVGPDNMGVMIAEEPYMQKDEMRLLIDIGTNGEIDLGNSDKMLCTSCATGPALEGAQIKFGMRAAPGAIENVEIDPQTYEPRYRVIGKEEWYPDIKKTDSKGICGSGIIDVIAEMFKAGIFGKTGRINKKLETPRVRKGADGKMEYVLAWADETSIGKDITVTQGDIRAVQLAKSALYVGAKYLMEKLGVEKIDSVTLAGAFGSYINTESALAIGMFPDCELEKIVAVGNAAGDGAQVALLDKDKRDEAQRVAKEVEFVETAVEPDFQQRFADAMGFPHSKDEFPNLEKVLKANADKQGKAVNL; this is translated from the coding sequence ATGGAATATAATGTAATTTTTCAACCTTCCGGCCGGCGGGGGAAAATAGAGGAAGACAAAACTCTCTTGGAAGCATCTCGAGAGCTGGGGGTTGACATAGAAAACACCTGCGGCGGTGCCGGGACCTGTAAAAAGTGCATGGTCAAAATTGAGGAAGGTTACTTTGAAAAGTTTAATATAGACTCAAAGATGTCTAATTTATCCGATCTTTCTGCACATGAAAAAAGAAAACTGACGGAAGAACAGGTAGAAGATAATATTCGTTTTGCCTGCCATGCTAAAGTTAATGGCGATGTATTGGTATTTGTTCCTGAGGAGAGCAGGGGTGCGAATCAGGTAGTACTGGAAACTGGTAAGGAACGTGTTTTTAACCTAAATCCGGCAGTCAAAAACTATTATGTTGAAATGGGAAAAGCTACATTGGCAGATGAGCGTGGTGACTGGGAAAGACTGCAACAGGCACTCACTGAAAAGTACGGCGAATTGGACAGGGGATTAACCATTGATTACTTCGCTTTGAAAACACTGCCAAATTCACTTAGAGAAGGGGACTGGAAAATTACCGCCAGCATCTGGAATGATAAGGAGGTAATCTCCGTTAATCCGGGCTTGGTGGAAAAGGCATATGGAGTGGCTGTGGACATTGGCACTACAACTGTGGCTGCTTATTTGCTGGATTTAAAGAGTGGGGCTTTACTCAGCAAGAAATCCATGATGAATCCCCAGGTGCGCTATGGTGAGGATGTTCTTTCTAGAATAACATACTCCATGATGAACGAAGACGGTCTGGAGAAAATGCACGATGCTATCATCCAAGGCTTGAACGACTTAATTGTAAAGATGACTGGGGAAGCAGAAATCATACCGGCACAGGTAGCGGAAGTGGTATTGGTATTTAATACTGCCATGCACCATATTGCCCTAGGTCTAGAACCCAAACACATGGGGCGGTCACCCTTTGCGCCTGCGGTTAAGCAATCCCTTAACATTAAGTCCAGGGATATGGGCATTAATGTTAACCCTGCTGCTAACGTCCATGTGCTGCCCATAGAAGCAGGGTTTGTGGGTCCTGATAACATGGGAGTTATGATTGCAGAAGAACCGTACATGCAAAAAGATGAGATGAGATTGTTGATCGATATTGGTACCAATGGTGAAATTGATCTTGGTAATTCGGATAAAATGTTATGCACTTCGTGTGCTACCGGTCCGGCTTTGGAGGGTGCCCAGATAAAATTTGGTATGCGCGCTGCCCCCGGGGCCATTGAAAACGTAGAGATTGATCCTCAAACCTATGAACCAAGATATAGGGTAATTGGAAAAGAAGAGTGGTACCCGGATATTAAAAAGACCGATTCGAAGGGTATCTGCGGCTCAGGAATTATTGACGTAATCGCCGAAATGTTTAAAGCCGGTATTTTTGGCAAGACAGGACGGATAAATAAGAAGCTTGAGACACCACGGGTTAGAAAAGGTGCGGACGGTAAGATGGAGTATGTGCTGGCTTGGGCTGATGAGACTTCCATCGGTAAGGATATAACCGTTACTCAAGGTGATATACGCGCGGTGCAGCTGGCCAAATCGGCTCTTTATGTAGGTGCTAAGTATCTGATGGAAAAATTAGGTGTAGAAAAGATCGATAGTGTTACTCTGGCGGGAGCTTTTGGCAGCTACATTAATACCGAAAGTGCTTTGGCTATCGGAATGTTCCCGGACTGTGAATTAGAAAAGATAGTAGCTGTAGGTAATGCTGCCGGGGACGGTGCCCAGGTTGCTTTGCTGGATAAAGACAAGCGTGACGAGGCCCAAAGAGTGGCTAAAGAAGTTGAATTTGTGGAGACAGCTGTTGAGCCGGACTTCCAGCAGCGGTTCGCAGATGCTATGGGTTTCCCCCACTCTAAGGATGAGTTTCCAAACCTTGAGAAGGTATTGAAAGCAAATGCGGATAAACAAGGCAAGGCTGTTAATCTGTAA
- a CDS encoding corrinoid protein, with protein MVSPEKEKEILEALKQGVIDFEEDDVKKAAQLALDEGLDPHKAVFEGLVPGMEAVGQLYEEQEYFVPELLMCADAMYVGLEILKPHMDNDQDTSKGQVVMGVVQGDVHDIGKNIVKMLFDASGFIIHDLGRDVPLEKFVEEQLKTDSELVCLSAMMTTTMVGMPEVIKMIKEKNPKAKIMIGGAPVNEEIAGKWGADGYAEDANNALKDAINMLSSLKEMELAE; from the coding sequence ATGGTTAGTCCAGAAAAAGAAAAAGAAATCTTAGAAGCATTAAAACAGGGTGTGATAGATTTTGAGGAAGACGATGTTAAAAAAGCAGCTCAACTCGCCCTTGATGAGGGATTAGACCCGCATAAGGCCGTTTTTGAAGGATTAGTACCGGGCATGGAAGCAGTAGGTCAGCTTTATGAAGAGCAGGAGTATTTTGTGCCGGAGCTTCTGATGTGTGCGGACGCCATGTATGTCGGCTTGGAGATATTAAAGCCTCATATGGATAATGATCAGGACACCAGTAAAGGTCAAGTGGTTATGGGTGTTGTACAGGGTGATGTACATGACATCGGTAAAAATATTGTCAAAATGCTGTTTGATGCATCCGGGTTCATTATACATGATTTAGGCAGGGACGTACCTTTGGAAAAGTTTGTGGAAGAGCAGCTTAAGACAGATTCAGAATTGGTTTGTCTTTCGGCTATGATGACTACCACTATGGTAGGTATGCCTGAAGTAATCAAGATGATCAAAGAAAAGAATCCCAAGGCAAAGATTATGATTGGCGGTGCACCGGTAAACGAAGAAATAGCCGGCAAATGGGGAGCGGATGGTTATGCAGAAGATGCCAATAATGCTCTTAAAGATGCCATTAACATGCTTAGTTCCTTAAAAGAAATGGAACTGGCAGAGTAA
- a CDS encoding helix-turn-helix domain-containing protein, giving the protein MFTIFSGQRLREFRKERDYTLNQLAERLNVSPSYLSSIERNLKTPSIPLLKEISKTLNISVSYLFDDYIPGEIGERLKLFREGRGLILQDLADLSNIDVEIIDEIEQGISEPNLDQAEALAKALNVSMRYFYEKLNSDTSLGNKVRQARMKAGLTGADLAAKAGVSPPLISQIENNQTTPLLDTLERIGNALGLTASYFLLEQKDIESLLASLNPKIAEMLGDPQVQTFLRSISNLSAEEFTFVLKYVEFFKHNKSHLKI; this is encoded by the coding sequence TTGTTTACAATTTTTTCAGGACAACGACTGCGAGAATTTCGTAAAGAACGTGATTACACTCTCAACCAACTTGCAGAACGTTTAAATGTTTCTCCCTCGTATCTCAGCAGTATTGAAAGGAATTTAAAAACTCCCTCCATACCGCTGCTTAAAGAAATCAGCAAAACCCTAAACATCTCTGTTAGTTATCTCTTTGACGACTATATTCCCGGCGAAATCGGGGAACGGCTAAAACTATTTCGGGAAGGTCGCGGTCTGATTCTTCAAGATCTTGCAGACCTAAGTAATATCGACGTTGAAATAATTGACGAAATCGAACAAGGTATTTCCGAACCAAACTTGGATCAAGCCGAGGCACTGGCTAAAGCATTGAATGTTTCAATGCGGTATTTTTACGAAAAGCTTAACAGCGACACCTCTTTAGGAAATAAGGTCAGGCAGGCTCGAATGAAAGCGGGATTAACTGGAGCAGATTTAGCAGCAAAGGCCGGAGTTTCTCCGCCATTAATCAGTCAAATTGAAAACAATCAGACTACTCCTCTGCTTGATACACTGGAACGTATTGGCAATGCCCTAGGTTTAACAGCCAGCTATTTCCTACTGGAACAGAAAGATATTGAAAGCTTACTTGCTTCGCTAAATCCAAAGATTGCTGAAATGCTGGGGGATCCCCAAGTTCAAACTTTTTTGCGGTCCATCAGTAACTTGAGTGCGGAAGAATTTACGTTTGTTTTAAAGTATGTAGAATTTTTTAAACATAACAAGTCACATCTGAAAATTTAA
- a CDS encoding DUF6951 family protein, which translates to MTRVRVSAGVCGFSSVIKVEQIGHLKVSLKIVSACKLVRDMNEDLMVIDCRKGVFTPILDSIVYKSAHQRLRQHTDCPVPSAVIKAIQVEIGGAVPKDAYIQFEE; encoded by the coding sequence ATGACCAGAGTAAGAGTCTCAGCCGGAGTTTGTGGTTTTAGCAGTGTTATAAAAGTGGAACAAATAGGTCATCTGAAGGTATCCCTAAAAATTGTCAGTGCTTGTAAACTTGTCAGGGATATGAATGAGGATTTGATGGTTATTGACTGTAGGAAAGGGGTATTTACACCGATACTAGATTCAATAGTATACAAATCAGCACATCAGAGACTCAGGCAGCATACTGACTGCCCGGTTCCCAGTGCGGTGATAAAGGCTATTCAAGTAGAAATTGGTGGTGCTGTTCCCAAAGATGCCTATATTCAATTCGAGGAATGA